The Planctomycetaceae bacterium genome segment GATGATACAACAACACACTAACCTCAAAGATACCTTCATTTTCCTCCACCTCCAAAAAAAAATAATTTCTTCACCGAATCAACTAAGGGTTAAGTATATTCAAGAATACAACTTTGTCAAGTCTAAAATACCTCTTTACATTACAATAAAAAATGGTATATTAATTCCATAAGCATAGAAAAGGATGATATGGCAGGAAATAACAAAGTACATCCGGTTCAATTCGCATCACTGTTTAAGCCCGCTTATGTAGTCTGTCACACACAAAAAACCGACCGCGATTCTGTTCTGCGCGAACTGCTGACCCAGCTTGCTTATCAGGCCGGAATTGGCAATGTGGACGAGGCCTTCAAGGAAGTGCAGCATCGTGAAAACGAAATTCCCACAATCGTCGGTCCGGGCATCGCAATGCCGCACGCAAGACTCGACAGCATCGACAAAATCATCGTCGGCGTGGCAACCGTAAAAGACGGTTTCGTTTACGCACCGGAACGCAGCAATAATACAGTTAAACTTATAATTCTCACACTCGCGCCAAAGATTGCCCCCGGCCTGTATTTGCAGGCGATTAGTTCTGTCGCGAAAATTTGTCAGGCTCCGGCCACTGCCGACACCGTTGCCAAATTAGACACGCCGGAAAAAATATGGTCGTTCTTCCAGACAAACGGAGCGACCCTGCCGGAGTTTCTGCGAGCCTGCGACATTATGGAACCTGTTACCGTAAAACTTCAGGAACACGATACGATGGAGCGTGCGATTGATTTATTTATCCGACACCTTGTCAGCGAAGTGCCCGTGATTGACAAAGATGGTGAACTCATCGGCGTGGTCTCTACGCACGAGCTGCTCCGCGTTTGTCTGCCGGATTATGTGCTGTGGATGGACGATTTAACGCCGATTATTAATTTTGAGCCTTTCGCGCAAATCCTGCGAAAGGAAAGCCAAACCTGGCTGGCGGAAATTATGACATCCGATTACGCAACCGTTGACGAAAACGCCCCTGCCGTACAGGTCGCAAAGGAAATTTCACGTCAGCAAACTGATATCGCGTATGTTATGCGAGGCAAAAAACTGATTGGCATTGTTTCGCTTGCGACATTTTTAAGCAAAGTGCTTCGGGAATAAAAATGACAGAGCAGGAAATAAAAAAACAGAAAATCAAAAATACATTATACCTCTGTATTATGCTCGCAGTAAGCGGCGCCGTCGGTCTGCTCGCGCATTCTCTCGATTTCAACAGACAGCAGGCGATGTCGTGTTCGATATTCATTATGATTATTATGGCCACGCTGCTGTTTTGGCAGTTCCGCCTGGCGATTGCGTTTGTCGGCATCGGCGTGCTTATGGGCACAAACGTGCTCACGCTGCCTACATTTATCCGTGAATGTAAAATCGATGTGATTCTGTTTCTCGTCGGGATGATGGTAACTGTCGGTGTACTGAAAGAGCTTGGCCTTTTTACATGGATAATTCAAAGCGTAATCACTATTCCGCACATCACCGGCAAAACATTTGTCATTATCATCGCCGTACTCGGCGCGTTTATGGCCTGCGCGGTTGACGAAGTTACATCCATCGTTTTCATCGCCACGCTGATTTTTCAGGTCTGCGATACGCTGAAAATCAAACCCACACCTTTCGTCATCATCGGCGTACTGGCCACAAACATCGGCTCTACCGGCACAATGCTCGGCAATCCTGTCGGTATTCTCATCGGACAAAAAGCGAATCCGCCTTTGAGTTTCGTTGACTTCATTACGTGGTCATTTCCGATAATGCTCGTAACGCTCACGGTCTCCATCATTCTTTTAATGATGATATACAGAAAAGACATAAAGCTGATGACAGAACGCCTCAACGACCGCAGGCAATTAGGCCTTGGATTGGGGCCATTGGTGAAAGTCCCGTATAAAAGCGGCCTGGCAGTGCTCGTTGGAATGATTACGTTCATCGCTCTGCATCACCATATCGAAATCAAACTCGGCCTTGCCCCGAATACAGTGCTGATTGTCGCGCCGCTGGTCATTGCGGGTCTGCTGATGCTCTGGCGGCACGAACGCGCACGCCATTATATCGAAGCCGACGTCGAATGGTGGACGCTGCTTTTCTTTATGATGCTGTTCGCAGTCGCAGGCACACTCGAAGAAACACACGTCTCGAGCAAAATCGCCGGCTATTTCCAACAGGCCTTCGGCGATAAGCCTGCACTTTTGACACCCGTAATAATTGGTGTTGCAGCTATTGGCTCTGCATTTGTTGACAATATCGTTTTCGTCGCGGCCTTTATGCCGATTGTCAACGACCTCGGCCACACGCCTCTGCTATGGGCATTGCTTCAGGGCGCGTGCCTTGGCGGCAATATTACAATGATTGGCTCGACCGCAAACATCGTTGCACTTGGTATGCTCGAAAAAAGGTACAAAGCGCACATTTATTTCTTCGAATGGCTAAAGGTCGGCGCGGTCATTGGCATCACATCCTGCATTATCGCATGGGGCGGAATTGCCCTTTTATCGCCTTATATGCCCACAAAACAGCAGCGGGAAGAAATGCGTCAAACACTCGAAAAGAAAACCCTCGAACTTCATCCGAGTTTAATTGGCGATTCTAACAAT includes the following:
- a CDS encoding PTS sugar transporter subunit IIA, which gives rise to MAGNNKVHPVQFASLFKPAYVVCHTQKTDRDSVLRELLTQLAYQAGIGNVDEAFKEVQHRENEIPTIVGPGIAMPHARLDSIDKIIVGVATVKDGFVYAPERSNNTVKLIILTLAPKIAPGLYLQAISSVAKICQAPATADTVAKLDTPEKIWSFFQTNGATLPEFLRACDIMEPVTVKLQEHDTMERAIDLFIRHLVSEVPVIDKDGELIGVVSTHELLRVCLPDYVLWMDDLTPIINFEPFAQILRKESQTWLAEIMTSDYATVDENAPAVQVAKEISRQQTDIAYVMRGKKLIGIVSLATFLSKVLRE